Genomic window (Apodemus sylvaticus chromosome 22, mApoSyl1.1, whole genome shotgun sequence):
AGAAGATGCCCTGCCTTCTCTAGGCCTCAAAGGACTTAGCCATTAGATCCTTCCAGACTGCCTTCAGGGTCATCCCCAACCTCCTCCCCCTACTCTTGCTCCTGCTCAGCTCCTAGTCCCAGTTGCAATCCCGGGGCCTGGCAGTAGAGGGCAGAACCAAAACCCATTCCCTGGGGCTCTACAGCTCAGCATGGGGTCTGAGACCCAGCCCGACTGTCCTCAGGCCATCGGTCCAAAGAAGGATACTACCCAGAACTTCCAGTTGTGCAGCGTGCGGGTCCGGACATAGTCATCAAACATGTCCCGCATCTGGTCAAAGCGCTGGTGTGTGATGGGCACCCCGGTGGCCGGTAGCTGCTGCTGGCACAAGCTAGAAACGCGAAGAGTCGCCGTTTAGGGAACGCAGACACATCTCCTTTATCCCAGCCCCTGAgtgcttttgctgttgtttggcTTTCTTTTAAGGTACTGGGGATGAAATCCAGTTCTTGCATATGCTATGTAAGCACCCTGGGACAGATCACATCTGGAGCTCCTCAGTGGAGGATCTGGGGCAGTCTCCCtctctgagccacgcccccaagcCCTTACCAGCCTATTTAGGAAAGCACTCCCtggctgagccacgcccccaggccGGCACCGACAGGCAGGTGTGGGCCCTCGGAGCCACACCTCTAAGCCCTCGCTCGCTACTGGTTTTCTAGGCTGGGCTTCACCCCAGCTTACTTGATAGCAGCATTGAGCTCCTCTATTTCATCCCGCAGCTGCTGCGCCTCCTCTTGCATGGCCGCGCGCTCCTGCTGCAGCATCAGGATGTACTCCGCCGTCTTCTGAAGCGTGGTCGCTTTGCTCACCTGCGAGCGCCACCAATGTGGGCCTCTGTGCTGGCAGGCCCTGGGATCTGGTGTTGGGTGTTGGTCCAAGGAGGGGCTCCACGACTCTAAGGGAGTGTGCATTTCTGGCCGGGGGCTCACCTTGAGGCTGGGCTGGGCACTGAGCGTGCTGACGAGTCCGTGCAGGGTGTCGAATCCTAGCTTAATATTGAAACGCCTCTTCTGCTCCGCGGAGATGTGTGTGATGCGTCGGTTCTCCATCTTAGAAAGCAGAAAGTGGGGTGAGTCTAAGTAggagggcgggggcgggggggggaggaCTGGGAGCCAGTTGCATCTTGGGGGTCAGGGGACTACACGTACCTTGTTGTTGTCTACACGACCCCGGCTTAGGATAGTTTGAGGGGGAGACAGGTGGACACTCAGTGGCCCCGGGGGTTGTATGGAGTTGAGATCCCCTGATAGTCGCCGCTCACTGCCTGTGGCAGGGACAGACCCACAGACAGACGGACACACAAGGGAGAAAGTCCCCTTGCCTTGACCCCACTCACAGCCCCCTTCATCCTTCCCCCCACTCCATCCCTAAGCCCACAATCCCTCTAGCCCCTATTTACCGCTGGATGCTGGAGGTGAGAGTCGCTCTGCTTTGGGGACAACCAGGGACCTGGGAGGAGCCAAGGTAGCTGGACCTGGAGGTGGCCGGGGTGGTGTAGGGACCGGGATTGGGGGGAAAAAGGCACGGGCACGGGGCAGTTCAGAGACTGTGTCCTGCTGgaatggagacaggcagagagcTGGAGTAAAGACACTAGACTGACCCCTACCTCCCAGTGCCCATCATCTTACCGGGGACTCCGGAGGCCGGAGGAGGGTGCTGGCCACGGCAGGAGGCTCCAGTGCTTGCTCAGGCTTGGCTGGGTACAGGCAGGACTGTAAGGGCCACTAGACTGGCCCAGTCAAGTCCATCACCAACTAAAACCCCATCTTGTTCCCAGCAGCCCACACGCCTCTATCAGACATAGCTCACATCCCTAATATCACTCCACCTTCTCTGTCCCCCAAGACGCCCCGCCCCTGAAGACCCAGCCCTCCGCCCCTCAGGCCTCCCCCCTCTTTCCAGAGTCGCCCCCTCCCATCTCACCTGCCCTGAGCAGCTGTGTAAGGCATGGGTTGTTGTCtctggcagtggcagtggcagaggGGCTGGTGGTGGCAGAGGCCAAGGTGGGTGGGCTGGCTTTTCGTCCCCCAAGGGATGGGGACGAGGGCTTGCCTCTGCGCTGCATACCCTGAGGCGCGGTGAAGTGAGGCCCAAAGGCGGGTTCCAGGTACCCATGGGGCAGATGGTCTACGGGGaaagggccagggccagggccaggatGTGGGGTGGGGTCAAAGGTTGTGGGTGCAGGAAGTGTAGACACTCCTGGAGCAGGAGGGACTGAGGTGAAGGGGAATCTGGCAGAGAAGAGAGGCTCTTCTGGCAACAAAGGGGGAGGTGGAGCCAttgtggggaagggggagggggtgcagGGCTCTAAGCCATGCACCTTgacaggggtggggtagggaaggAGGGGCGTCGGCACCGGGGCAGGTGGGATCTTGGTCTTAGGGTCTTCGGGAAGAAGGAACTCAGAGCTCAGAAAGGTACTGGGATCCAAGGGTCCAGAGCAGCTGTTCCGAGCCTAGGGGAGGGACAGGGGATATAGGATGATACTCAGGAAGcggtgtgtgagagtgtgtgtgtgtgtgtgtgtgtgtgtgtgtgtgtgtgcgcgtgcgcgcaccTCCTTGCAACCACCAGGAAGCCTCTATCCTGGCTATGTATGGGGCTTGGTATGGAGGAGAACTGAtccatatacacgcacacacacgcacacacatgcatacacatatgcatacacgcacatacatgcatacacatatgcatacatgcacacattaaaAGTTACAACCTCGATGTACAGCTATAGCCAACATAATCCTTATGCACAAGTTAGGCACAGCACAAAGCAGCAGATTTACAGATGGTCAGGGATCCACCCACACACCAAATAATCTGTCCAATACAGCTActaatatagtcttcatttatctatccatctatccatccatcaatctatcCACTAATTATCCACCATCTATCCTTCCACTTATGTATTCTTCATCCATCAAAATACTAACTCATTCACCAATCctaccattcattcattctttatccatccacccatccaactgtccatccatctgtccatccatcaattcatctgtctctccatccatccatccatccatccatccactcacccacccaccttaCCCATTAACCTAtgttatccatccatccattcatctatccatccatctgtccgtctgtccatcatTCTGtccatccagccatccagccatctacccacccacccatccatctatccacccatccatccacctgtccatccattcatctacccatccatccactcacccacccaccttaCCCATTAACCTATgtattatctatccatccatccatccatccatccatctacccacccacccagccacccatccatccatccatccacccacccatccacccacccagccacccacccacccatccacccacccacccacccacccagccacccacccacccacccagccagccagccagccacccacccagccagccacccatccatccattcatccgtCCATCCACACCTGTCCATCCAGCCATCCGTCCATCCACACCTGTCCATCCAGCCATCCGTCCATCCACACCTGTCCATCCATCTTTTGCATCCATTTACCAACTTATTCTCTCATCTATGAACTCACCCAACTCTCTACTCCAACTCCAGCTGGGATGGGTAATCAGGACTGTCAACTTGATAAGACCTGTCTAGGAGCTGGGTGAAATACACTGGTGTTTCTTTGAGGGCATTTCCAGAGGGGATAGACTAAGAGGGTGGAGCATGCTGGTTAAATTCCACTGTCCAAGTGATTCAGTTAAGAAATGGGAAGGgcagccgggcgatggtggcgcacgcctgtaatcccagcactctgggaggcagaggcaggcagatttccgagttcaaggccagcctggtctacagagtgagttccaggacagccagggctatacagagaaaccctgtctcaggaaaaaaaaaaaaaaaacccaaaaaacaaaaaacaaaacaaaacaaaaaaagaaatgggaagggCATTAGTGAGACACACCTCTTGGGTGTGTCCCTGGTGATGTTTCCAGAGAGGGTTAATTGGGAAGACTCACCCTGGGTGTGGGCAGAACTATTCCATGGGGGTGGGACCCCACACTGAATAAAAAGTGGGCCACCATGATGGCTCAGAAACTTAAAGCTCTTGACGCCAAGCTTGATGGATTAAGTTTGATCACAGGAACTCACatggggggaaggagagaagcacgTCCTAAAGGTTATTCTCCAACCTCCACATGGGTGTGCCCCCCACgtgaatacacacaaaataatttttttaaaaatgttaagtatGGGGGCTGGTAAGGTGTCTCAGTGGGTGGAACACTTACACCAAGCCTTGACTTGAGTTCAGTGTCTGGGGCCCACATGGTGTAATGGTgcaaggacctccacacacatgccatgccaTGTATGCGCCTCTACATCATTCTTgtacatgcacgcgcgcgcgcgcacacacacacacacacacacacacacacacacacttattggtcatagtcatcatcatcattatcaaatgaaaataagtaagccggggcagtggtggcacacagctgtaatcccagcactctgggaggcagaggcaggcaaatttctgaattcgaggccagcctggtctacagagtgagttccaggacagccagggctacacagagaaaccctgtctcaaaagaaccaaaatccaaataaaaaaaccaaaaccaaaaccaaaaacaaaaacaaaaatcaaatgaaaataagcaagcaagtgaaaataagcaagcaagccaggTGCCAGCAAtctcccctctgctccctgccTCGTGGTACTGCTCTCGTTCCTTCTCCACTGTATCCCTCAGAGCATCATCCAAAAGAAACCTCTCCATAAGTTGCTTAAGCCAAGCATCTTGTCATAGCAAGGGGAGAAGTAACTAATATGGGGGGGGGCACGCCATGATGGTCAGCTCATAGTCTGGGGGTCCAAATGGAataatcaaggggggagggtggAAGCCATCTAGTAAAGGCACTCCCCGACCCCCACcctctccatctttccttcctagCTCTGTTACAACTCCTCCCCCAGGACAGACTAGAACCTCTGAAGCCATGAGCAGAGTAACTCCTTCCCTGGGGTTGTTTTATTCTGGGTGTAGCCCAGTGATGAGAGACTGGCTACTGCTCCAGCTGACAGGCCATTTATCAAGCAATCCCACCATCTGAGCTCTCCATTctctcatccacccatccacgcTCCATCCGTCTATCTGTCTACCAACATTCAACCAACCACGAATGTGACAAGTTGCTCATCCACCCACAAAACCACGCATCACTGGGCCATCCGCCCACGAGTTCATGCATCAGTTCTAAACAGCCATTCACAAAGCCACGCTCGCCAGGCCATCCACCCGCTAGTTCATCAGTTCTAAACCAGCCCACGCTACTTAACAGTTACCCACAGACGCAAACTACAGTGATCCTTCCATTTACTGCTGCACAAGTCTCTCTGTATTCCCAGTCACTCACGCACTGGGCAACCATTATTGAACGACACTGTGTGCGGAAACAACTAGGAATAGAGTCCATAACGGTGACTAAGACAACCAGTCTTAGAAGCTGTCCAGTGGTGGAGAGAGACGTCTCAAGATCAACAACAAAAGCATAGCAGGAGGGAAAGGCACTGTGGTGGTGAGGTTTACCTGTCACCATGACAACCTAGAACAGAGTTCTCATAGGTCTCAGTGAGGAAGTACTAACACTGGGTTGGCAAATAGGCGTGCCTATTGGGGATTGTCTTAATTGTCAGAAGTCAGGTGATATGGAAAgacacagcccactgtgggtggccccattccctCGGTAGAGGATGGCTTAAGAGTCGGGACGGGAGCTGAAGGTAAGGGAGCGAGTGGATGAGTagtcctctctctctgctcctgactgtCGATGTGGTGTGGTGACCGCTGAGGCTCCCGCCTTGACTTCCCCACAAAGACAGGCTGTAACCTGGGGTGGCAAGCCAACATaaaccccttcctttctccccctaAGTTGCCTTTTCCTCGCGGTATTTTAGTACAAcgacagaaatgaaactagaacagaCACTTAACAGGGGCAGGGAAATGACTTCTGAATCAGGCCCAGGAGTTAGTGAAACAAGATGCCAACTCACAGTTGTCTAAACACACACCCATCCtgtctgcatgcacacactcctgtCCCTTCCCATCTGCCTTACCCTTTCCCTAGCTTGCCATTCACTAAGACTCAGAACACTAGGCAGGTACGGGTGGTGTACACCTTTCATggctgcactcaggaggcagaggcaggctgatctctgtgaatcCAAGGCCATCCAGGGccctgagatcctgtctcagaaacaaaacagaactaaaAAACGTTCCTCTGGATTGTGCCCTATTCTGTGAGTCTTCTGCCATCTGCCACCCCCTAACCTCCTCTCTCATTCGGTTCATGTAATTTTGCTTTGTAGGGTTTTCTTTCTCTGCTACCTCAAATCTCCTGGGTTTGCCCAGTAAACGTCTTTCTACCTCCTGaccccaggcagaggcagagccggCTCTCACATGCTCTGGGCAGGCTGGGCAGAGCAGGATAACCTCACCTGTAGGCGTGTATTCCCCGAGAGAGGGGTCATCCctgacgaggaggaagaggaggctggagGCGGCATCTCTGGCGCCAGGATCCCACCGCTGAAGAGCGAGTCAGCCATGGGGCCAAAGCTGGGGGGCTCCAAGAAGTTTGAAGATGTGGGCGTCTGAGGGGGGCGGTAATTAGTGAAGAAATCTGTAATTGGGACACAGAGGGTAGCAAACGACATTAAGAACTCAGAATGGAGggggctctggagagatggctcagcggttcagaacactgactgctctcctgaaggtcctgagttcaaatcccagcaaccacacggttggctcacaaccatccttaatgagatttgacgccctcttccggagcgtctgaagacagctacagtgtacttagatatagtaataaataaatcttttccagACACAGTCCCCACATGGGAGAGGTCAGATAAGGACCAGGAGAGGTAGAAGGCTTCTACAAGAGACTGTGTGAAACAGTTCCTGTCACActcaggggaaactgaggtagagAGAGGTGGGATGGACCTGGGGAAATGGTGGGGtctaggagggagggaggggggagggagaggggatccaggaagcTGCGGAGCCACAGAGCCCCATCCTCGCTCACTTCCCCTCCCTGGGTCTGCTCCCCTTCCTAGCACTGTTGGCATTCTAGAAAGAAGGGGTCATAGGGAGGTCCTGGGAAGGAAAGAGGTGGGGTACAGGGGAGTTGCCCTAGTGCGTCAGGGATGAATCAAGGGTGAGCAGGTTCATGAGGTCAGTGGGTCAGGGAGAGGTTAGATGTGCTGAAAGATCAGGAAATTGAAGCTATACAGAATAAAGTCCTGTCCTGACATTTGAGGGACACAGAATGGGCTCAGAGCTGGGGTGTGAGTGACAGGGAGCCAGGAACGCTGAACAGTTTATAGAGAGGCAGGCAAGGCAGCCAGATTGTTTAGGGGTGTGAGTTGTGTAAGTTCTGGGCTATTCTGGTTTTGGGAAGCAAGCTGCCCAGGGCCTAACCACATCCCGGGCTGGGGCGACACCCGCCTACCCTCTCCCTTCCGGGCACCTTTCTCTGACCCTAGCCAGCCTGCTCCACACACGGTTTGCTGGGCTGCAGCCACCCCCTCCAGAGCCCCCAGCCAGCAGAGCTGGTCAGACCTTTCCGATATAAACCACCTCTCAGTTAGGGAAGGTCACAGGGTCCGGCTTGCTTgcctatgtggtgtgtgtatgtctatgtggtgtgtatgtttatgtatatacgtATGTTGAAAGTATATTACGGGAGTGCAGCAGGTATATCTATGTTATATACAGGAGTATGCTTTACGTATATATGTTATATGCAGGAGTATGTACAGGTTATATACTGTATTTTACACAGTGTGAaagcatgtacatatatgaaggcgtgtatatatgtatatgcgtgtatatgatatgtacatgtatgtatacatgtttgtatacAATACATGGAGGCCTCTGAACATGTGGGTGAGCATATGtagggtatatgtatatatgttgtcatgtgtgtccatgtgtatatgcatgtgtgtgaccatgtgtgtatgtgtggacataaaatgtttgtgtgtagcagtgcatgtgtatgaatatatgcaCTATGCGtggcatgcatgaatgtgtgtgtgtgtgtgtgtgtattcgtgTGGTGTTTGTCTTAGGTGGTTCTTCCTGGTCAGAAGACTAGACAGGTTCTGATTAGCAGTATACAGTGACACCAAGAAGCTGTCTACCTCTCTGGATGTCTGTCCCTTCGGATGTGACTGAGCACACCTGGCATGCCCACATCTCTCCCAGTATCAGAAGTAGTTTGACACTGTCCTGTGTCCCCTCTTTTTACCAAGAGATCTGGGAGGGACCAGAAGGGGGTCACGAGCATTCCATCCCTCTTGGCCCTTGTCATAAGTCATTCGGAGCCCAGAATTAGAGCGTAGGCCTGTGCCTAACCAGCCCTTCGTGCCAGAGCCTCGGGCACTGTGAGCAGCCTACACCGGTTCCCAGCAGCCTGCAGAgatcccctctgcctcccagcctcccGTCAAGCCCCGTCCTTCCCTGACCTGGTCCTCTCACTAACTAGCCACAATCCCTGCCCCTGAACCTGCCCTCCTCCAACCTCCTGCCTCTGTAGAATTTTGTGCCTTCAACGGGGCATCCAGGAAGACTAGAGAATGGACACCCTGGTGGCTCGAGGCTCTCCGGGGCACGCCCAGCTTGAGAGGGCCACTGTAACCACCTGTTCTGGGAGAGCCATGCTGGCCCCCAATCAGCTGCCACCTACGATTGATTGACAACTTACTGCAAACTCCAACCCCTTTTGCCCAGAGCCTGGGTGGGCATGGCTGAGTTCCTACCTGTGGCAGGGGTCTGCGGGCCAAGAGGGAGCTGCTCTCCTGGGGGACAAGTCTGCTTCCAGGGCACTGCCATCAACACTTCTGCCCCTGGCAGACCCCACCCTCCCAGGGCTATGGCcggggaggtggggatgggggtggttcCTCATTCCCCAGTTCCTGCCCTATAGGCCTCACCTCTTGAATGACAGGCCCGGGACCCTGTAGGGAAGAAGCTGGGAGGGGGGCTGTCACTCAAATGAAGCTTCTCCCTTAAAGACTCTTATCTTTTCAGGTTTTGGGTGAGATAACCTGATATCCCTCTGAGCCCCAACATTTAGGGAGCT
Coding sequences:
- the Mlxipl gene encoding carbohydrate-responsive element-binding protein isoform X1: MARALADLSVNLQVPRVVPSPDSDSDTDLEDPSPRRSAGGLHRSQVIHSGHFMVSSPHSDSLTRRRDQEGPVGLADFGPRSIDPTLTRLFECLSLAYSGKLVSPKWKNFKGLKLLCRDKIRLNNAIWRAWYIQYVQRRKSPVCGFVTPLQGSEADEHRKPQAVVLEGNYWKRRIEVVMREYHKWRIYYKKRLRKSSREGDFLAPKQVEGGWPPPERWCEQLFSSVVPVLLGGSEDEPGGRQLLDLDCFLSDISDTLFTMTQPSPSSLQLPPEDAYVGNADMIQPDLTPLQPSLDDFMEISDFFTNYRPPQTPTSSNFLEPPSFGPMADSLFSGGILAPEMPPPASSSSSSGMTPLSGNTRLQARNSCSGPLDPSTFLSSEFLLPEDPKTKIPPAPVPTPLLPYPTPVKVHGLEPCTPSPFPTMAPPPPLLPEEPLFSARFPFTSVPPAPGVSTLPAPTTFDPTPHPGPGPGPFPVDHLPHGYLEPAFGPHFTAPQGMQRRGKPSSPSLGGRKASPPTLASATTSPSATATARDNNPCLTQLLRAAKPEQALEPPAVASTLLRPPESPQDTVSELPRARAFFPPIPVPTPPRPPPGPATLAPPRSLVVPKAERLSPPASSGSERRLSGDLNSIQPPGPLSVHLSPPQTILSRGRVDNNKMENRRITHISAEQKRRFNIKLGFDTLHGLVSTLSAQPSLKVSPRPEMHTPLESWSPSLDQHPTPDPRACQHRGPHWWRSQVSKATTLQKTAEYILMLQQERAAMQEEAQQLRDEIEELNAAINLCQQQLPATGVPITHQRFDQMRDMFDDYVRTRTLHNWKFWVFSILIRPLFESFNGMVSTASLHSLRQTSLAWLEQYCSLPALRPTVLNSLRQLSTSTSILTDPSLVPEQATRAVTEGTLGRPL
- the Mlxipl gene encoding carbohydrate-responsive element-binding protein isoform X5, which translates into the protein MARALADLSVNLQVPRVVPSPDSDSDTDLEDPSPRRSAGGLHRSQVIHSGHFMVSSPHSDSLTRRRDQEGPVGLADFGPRSIDPTLTRLFECLSLAYSGKLVSPKWKNFKGLKLLCRDKIRLNNAIWRAWYIQYVQRRKSPVCGFVTPLQGSEADEHRKPQAVVLEGNYWKRRIEVVMREYHKWRIYYKKRLRKSSREGDFLAPKQVEGGWPPPERWCEQLFSSVVPVLLGGSEDEPGGRQLLDLDCFLSDISDTLFTMTQPSPSSLQLPPEDAYVGNADMIQPDLTPLQPSLDDFMEISDFFTNYRPPQTPTSSNFLEPPSFGPMADSLFSGGILAPEMPPPASSSSSSGMTPLSGNTRLQARNSCSGPLDPSTFLSSEFLLPEDPKTKIPPAPVPTPLLPYPTPVKVHGLEPCTPSPFPTMAPPPPLLPEEPLFSARFPFTSVPPAPGVSTLPAPTTFDPTPHPGPGPGPFPVDHLPHGYLEPAFGPHFTAPQGMQRRGKPSSPSLGGRKASPPTLASATTSPSATATARDNNPCLTQLLRAAKPEQALEPPAVASTLLRPPESPDTVSELPRARAFFPPIPVPTPPRPPPGPATLAPPRSLVVPKAERLSPPASSGSERRLSGDLNSIQPPGPLSVHLSPPQTILSRGRVDNNKMENRRITHISAEQKRRFNIKLGFDTLHGLVSTLSAQPSLKVSKATTLQKTAEYILMLQQERAAMQEEAQQLRDEIEELNAAINLCQQQLPATGVPITHQRFDQMRDMFDDYVRTRTLHNWKFWVFSILIRPLFESFNGMVSTASLHSLRQTSLAWLEQYCSLPALRPTVLNSLRQLSTSTSILTDPSLVPEQATRAVTEGTLGRPL
- the Mlxipl gene encoding carbohydrate-responsive element-binding protein isoform X4, coding for MARALADLSVNLQVPRVVPSPDSDSDTDLEDPSPRRSAGGLHRSQVIHSGHFMVSSPHSDSLTRRRDQEGPVGLADFGPRSIDPTLTRLFECLSLAYSGKLVSPKWKNFKGLKLLCRDKIRLNNAIWRAWYIQYVQRRKSPVCGFVTPLQGSEADEHRKPQAVVLEGNYWKRRIEVVMREYHKWRIYYKKRLRKSSREGDFLAPKQVEGGWPPPERWCEQLFSSVVPVLLGGSEDEPGGRQLLDLDCFLSDISDTLFTMTQPSPSSLQLPPEDAYVGNADMIQPDLTPLQPSLDDFMEISDFFTNYRPPQTPTSSNFLEPPSFGPMADSLFSGGILAPEMPPPASSSSSSGMTPLSGNTRLQARNSCSGPLDPSTFLSSEFLLPEDPKTKIPPAPVPTPLLPYPTPVKVHGLEPCTPSPFPTMAPPPPLLPEEPLFSARFPFTSVPPAPGVSTLPAPTTFDPTPHPGPGPGPFPVDHLPHGYLEPAFGPHFTAPQGMQRRGKPSSPSLGGRKASPPTLASATTSPSATATARDNNPCLTQLLRAAKPEQALEPPAVASTLLRPPESPQDTVSELPRARAFFPPIPVPTPPRPPPGPATLAPPRSLVVPKAERLSPPASSGSERRLSGDLNSIQPPGPLSVHLSPPQTILSRGRVDNNKMENRRITHISAEQKRRFNIKLGFDTLHGLVSTLSAQPSLKVSKATTLQKTAEYILMLQQERAAMQEEAQQLRDEIEELNAAINLCQQQLPATGVPITHQRFDQMRDMFDDYVRTRTLHNWKFWVFSILIRPLFESFNGMVSTASLHSLRQTSLAWLEQYCSLPALRPTVLNSLRQLSTSTSILTDPSLVPEQATRAVTEGTLGRPL
- the Mlxipl gene encoding carbohydrate-responsive element-binding protein isoform X6, translating into MVSSPHSDSLTRRRDQEGPVGLADFGPRSIDPTLTRLFECLSLAYSGKLVSPKWKNFKGLKLLCRDKIRLNNAIWRAWYIQYVQRRKSPVCGFVTPLQGSEADEHRKPQAVVLEGNYWKRRIEVVMREYHKWRIYYKKRLRKSSREGDFLAPKQVEGGWPPPERWCEQLFSSVVPVLLGGSEDEPGGRQLLDLDCFLSDISDTLFTMTQPSPSSLQLPPEDAYVGNADMIQPDLTPLQPSLDDFMEISDFFTNYRPPQTPTSSNFLEPPSFGPMADSLFSGGILAPEMPPPASSSSSSGMTPLSGNTRLQARNSCSGPLDPSTFLSSEFLLPEDPKTKIPPAPVPTPLLPYPTPVKVHGLEPCTPSPFPTMAPPPPLLPEEPLFSARFPFTSVPPAPGVSTLPAPTTFDPTPHPGPGPGPFPVDHLPHGYLEPAFGPHFTAPQGMQRRGKPSSPSLGGRKASPPTLASATTSPSATATARDNNPCLTQLLRAAKPEQALEPPAVASTLLRPPESPQDTVSELPRARAFFPPIPVPTPPRPPPGPATLAPPRSLVVPKAERLSPPASSGSERRLSGDLNSIQPPGPLSVHLSPPQTILSRGRVDNNKMENRRITHISAEQKRRFNIKLGFDTLHGLVSTLSAQPSLKVSPRPEMHTPLESWSPSLDQHPTPDPRACQHRGPHWWRSQVSKATTLQKTAEYILMLQQERAAMQEEAQQLRDEIEELNAAINLCQQQLPATGVPITHQRFDQMRDMFDDYVRTRTLHNWKFWVFSILIRPLFESFNGMVSTASLHSLRQTSLAWLEQYCSLPALRPTVLNSLRQLSTSTSILTDPSLVPEQATRAVTEGTLGRPL
- the Mlxipl gene encoding carbohydrate-responsive element-binding protein isoform X7; translation: MREYHKWRIYYKKRLRKSSREGDFLAPKQVEGGWPPPERWCEQLFSSVVPVLLGGSEDEPGGRQLLDLDCFLSDISDTLFTMTQPSPSSLQLPPEDAYVGNADMIQPDLTPLQPSLDDFMEISDFFTNYRPPQTPTSSNFLEPPSFGPMADSLFSGGILAPEMPPPASSSSSSGMTPLSGNTRLQARNSCSGPLDPSTFLSSEFLLPEDPKTKIPPAPVPTPLLPYPTPVKVHGLEPCTPSPFPTMAPPPPLLPEEPLFSARFPFTSVPPAPGVSTLPAPTTFDPTPHPGPGPGPFPVDHLPHGYLEPAFGPHFTAPQGMQRRGKPSSPSLGGRKASPPTLASATTSPSATATARDNNPCLTQLLRAAKPEQALEPPAVASTLLRPPESPQDTVSELPRARAFFPPIPVPTPPRPPPGPATLAPPRSLVVPKAERLSPPASSGSERRLSGDLNSIQPPGPLSVHLSPPQTILSRGRVDNNKMENRRITHISAEQKRRFNIKLGFDTLHGLVSTLSAQPSLKVSPRPEMHTPLESWSPSLDQHPTPDPRACQHRGPHWWRSQVSKATTLQKTAEYILMLQQERAAMQEEAQQLRDEIEELNAAINLCQQQLPATGVPITHQRFDQMRDMFDDYVRTRTLHNWKFWVFSILIRPLFESFNGMVSTASLHSLRQTSLAWLEQYCSLPALRPTVLNSLRQLSTSTSILTDPSLVPEQATRAVTEGTLGRPL
- the Mlxipl gene encoding carbohydrate-responsive element-binding protein isoform X3, translated to MARALADLSVNLQVPRVVPSPDSDSDTDLEDPSPRRSAGGLHRSQVIHSGHFMVSSPHSDSLTRRRDQEGPVGLADFGPRSIDPTLTRLFECLSLAYSGKLVSPKWKNFKGLKLLCRDKIRLNNAIWRAWYIQYVQRRKSPVCGFVTPLQGSEADEHRKPQAVVLEGNYWKRRIEVVMREYHKWRIYYKKRLRKSSREGDFLAPKQVEGGWPPPERWCEQLFSSVVPVLLGGSEDEPGGRQLLDLDCFLSDISDTLFTMTQPSPSSLQLPPEDAYVGNADMIQPDLTPLQPSLDDFMEISDFFTNYRPPQTPTSSNFLEPPSFGPMADSLFSGGILAPEMPPPASSSSSSGMTPLSGNTRLQARNSCSGPLDPSTFLSSEFLLPEDPKTKIPPAPVPTPLLPYPTPVKVHGLEPCTPSPFPTMAPPPPLLPEEPLFSARFPFTSVPPAPGVSTLPAPTTFDPTPHPGPGPGPFPVDHLPHGYLEPAFGPHFTAPQGMQRRGKPSSPSLGGRKASPPTLASATTSPSATATARDNNPCLTQLLRAAKPEQALEPPAVASTLLRPPESPQDTVSELPRARAFFPPIPVPTPPRPPPGPATLAPPRSLVVPKAERLSPPASSGSERRLSGDLNSIQPPGPLSVHLSPPQTILSRGRVDNNKMENRRITHISAEQKRRFNIKLGFDTLHGLVSTLSAQPSLKVSPRPEMHTPLESWSPSLDQHPTPDPRACQHRGPHWWRSQVSKATTLQKTAEYILMLQQERAAMQEEAQQLRDEIEELNAAINLCQQQLPATGVPITHQRFDQMRDMFDDYVRTRTLHNWKFWVFSILIRPLFESFNGMVSTASLHSLRQTSLAWLEQYCSLPALRPMSCSLPSCPEFPSPAQHFHQHPDRPEPRA